The genomic interval TCGTTGAGAAAAAAGACGGTGAATATGTCATTACGCAGAATAAGAAGCCGTATCCGAATCTCTTTATCAGCCAGAAATATCTGGCAATGCTCAAGGATCCGAATACCTCGAAAGAGGTGAAAAGTTATATCCGCGAGAAAATTGCGAAATCCAAACAGTTTATCCAGAGCATTGATCAGCGCATGGACACGATTTACCGGATTGCGGTCGAGATTGTCCGTATTCAGCGCGATTTCTTTGACTACGGAGTTTCCCGTCTGAAGCCGTTGAATATGAAAACGGTGGCTGAGCTGCTGGACGTGCATGAAACCACGATCAGTCGGGCAACAGCCGGAAAATATATGCAGACACCGCGCGGTCTGCTGAGTATGAAATATTTCTTTAAACCCGGTGTGAAAACGGCCAGCGGGGAATCCATTTCTAATGAAAGTGTGAAAGCCGCGCTGGCGGATATCGTCCGTGCCGAGGACAAGAAGAAGCCGTATTCCGATGCAAAGCTGGTAAAACTGCTGGAAGAGCAGGGGATTAAGATTGCACGCCGCACGGTTGCCAAATATCGGGACCAGCTCCGCATCCTGCCTTCACACCTGCGCAAACAGCACTGACGCATTTCAGTCTTTTGATGGGCGATTGTCGATTTCCGATGGAATAGTTCTTTTGTTCAACGGACCGGATATTGATCCTTTATCGCCAATCGCCAATCGCCAATCGCCAATCGCCAATCGCCAATCGCCAATCGCCAATCGCCAATCGCCAATCGCCAATCGCCAATCGCCAATCGCCAATCGCCAATCAGCAATTGGCAACTGCGTTAAGCTTCCTTATGTTTCTTCCGGTAATTGTATGCGGAGGTCTGGATAATCATCAGCACGTTACTGGTGGTCCAGTAGAGCGTAAGGCCGGACGGCATGCTGTAGAAGAGGAACAGCATCATAATCGGCATCATGTACATCATCATCTTCTGCTGTTGCTGCTGTTCCGGAGTGGCTGCCGCATTCGGTGTGGAAAGCTTCTGCTGGAAGATCATCGAGATCGACATCAGGACCGGCAGAATATTCAGTGATCCGATGAACGGAATGCTTCCGGCAAACAGGTTTTCCGGTTGGCTGAGGTCGGCAATCCACAGGAATCCGGCATAACGCAGTTCGATGGCATTGCGGAGTACGGTAAAGAGCGCGAAGAATACCGGCATCTGCAGCAGCATCGGCAGGCATCCGCCCATCATGGCCATGGGGTTGAATCCATGTTCCTGATAGACTTTCATGGTTTCCTGCTGGATGCGCTGAGGCTGGCCTTTATATTTTTCCTGAATCGCTTTGATTTTCGGTTGAACGACCTGCATCTTTTCCGAATTTTCGCGCATTTTCTGTGTGCTCTTATGGGTGAGCGGCCAGAAGAGGGTGCGCATCAGCATGGTCAGTAGAATAATGGCTAGGCCGTAGTTGTGTACAACGGCGTTAAAGAGGTTGAGAGCCCAAAGCAGAAACTGGCGGGCCGGCTCCATGATCCAGTTCATGAAGCTCCAGAATCCGATCGTCTGGAATTCCATTACTTTTTCGAATTTATGCCCGGCATTTTTGAGGATCGAAAAGTTTTTGGGACCGATGTAGCAGGTATATTTCAGGTTCAGGGTGTCGCCGGCACCGAGTGCAACGGGCTGGAAATCGAGGGAGGTGGCAATGCTTTCAGGAACGACGCTCTTCTGGGTGATATCCCGCCGGGCGAGGATCGACATGGTGGCCACCGGTTTATCCGGGCTGATGATCTGAACGAAAAATTTATTTTTTGCAGAAACCCAGTTCACTTTCTCGTTAAGCATGCCTTCGGGAATGACATCGATGGATTCCGGTTTTCCGGCTTTTTTAAAGATCTTCTGCACTGCCGTTCCGCCGAAGCCTTTGGCTTTGCCGTAGTAGCGGATCCCTTCGCTCTCGGAGTAGGAATCAGCTCCGATAATGCTCAGGCCTTTCATCGATTGGGTGTCATCCGGATTTTTCATATTTCCGGTGAGCAGACGCAGGGCGGGAATGTTCCAGGGATTGGATGTTTTATTGATGAACTGATCCTGCACTGTCAGCAGGTAGTTGTCGCCGATGGTGATGGTCCGGCGGAATTCCGAACCGGTGTTCCAGGCTTTGGAAAAAATCACGGATTTTCCGTCAGCGGATTTTGTGATATTGAGGGAGTCACCGGCGCCGATACCGCTCAGGCCGGTATAGGCGAGGGCGACGCGGTCGGAAAAGTCGAGGGTGACCGGTGCGCTGTTTTCTTCGTTCACTTCCGGATAGTTGACCAGCGTTGCCTGTTTGATTCCGCCGCCGATGGAACTGAGTTTAAGTTTAAGCTGTTCGTTTTCCAGCGTCTCGATGGTTTCGTTGAGCGGTACCGTGGTGTCGATTTCAGCAGCTTCTACCTTTTGAGACTGTTCGGAAGGCGCGGCGGCAGAGAGCGCGGCGGCTTTTCCGGTGGACGGCGTTTCCGCCGGCTGTTCAGCCGGAACGGGCTGCGGTGCCGGAAATTTAGGCGCGATGAAGGTGCGGTCGATAATCATCCACAGCGGGATGAGCAGGGCCAGCAGTATGACGGGGATCAGATCTTTTTTATTCATAAATTTCTCTCTGGATAATAGATGGGATGAGCGGATGCCTAAACGGTTGAGCTGGTTCTCAAACGTTCAGAAATCCTATCATCCGTTATTCCTGTTTTTTCTTTCGGGTACGGGGTCAATACCGCCGGGATGCAGCGGATGGCATTTACAGATTCTTATCACCCCGAGCCAAAGACCGTAAACCATACCATGTTGCCGCAGTGCTTCAATGCAATAGTGCGAGCACGTCGGCTGGAAACGGCAGCGCTGACCGAGCCAGGGGCTGATGATCAGCTGATAGCCGCGGATCAGCAGAATCGCCGTGCGGGCCGGCAGTTGAACAAAGCCGTCGGGCCGGAGGTGACGAGGCGTTTTTTTACGGGCGGATGGTCTGGCTTCAGTGGAGTTTCCATCCATTGGAAGCCTCCAGTTCGGCTTTGGCGCGGCGAATATTTTCAGGGGTGATCAGTCCGGCCCGCTGGATCAGTTTGAGCATTTCACGGACCACCTGGTTCCAGTCTCCGGAAAGAATAGGGCGG from Verrucomicrobia bacterium S94 carries:
- the yidC gene encoding membrane protein insertase YidC, which translates into the protein MNKKDLIPVILLALLIPLWMIIDRTFIAPKFPAPQPVPAEQPAETPSTGKAAALSAAAPSEQSQKVEAAEIDTTVPLNETIETLENEQLKLKLSSIGGGIKQATLVNYPEVNEENSAPVTLDFSDRVALAYTGLSGIGAGDSLNITKSADGKSVIFSKAWNTGSEFRRTITIGDNYLLTVQDQFINKTSNPWNIPALRLLTGNMKNPDDTQSMKGLSIIGADSYSESEGIRYYGKAKGFGGTAVQKIFKKAGKPESIDVIPEGMLNEKVNWVSAKNKFFVQIISPDKPVATMSILARRDITQKSVVPESIATSLDFQPVALGAGDTLNLKYTCYIGPKNFSILKNAGHKFEKVMEFQTIGFWSFMNWIMEPARQFLLWALNLFNAVVHNYGLAIILLTMLMRTLFWPLTHKSTQKMRENSEKMQVVQPKIKAIQEKYKGQPQRIQQETMKVYQEHGFNPMAMMGGCLPMLLQMPVFFALFTVLRNAIELRYAGFLWIADLSQPENLFAGSIPFIGSLNILPVLMSISMIFQQKLSTPNAAATPEQQQQQKMMMYMMPIMMLFLFYSMPSGLTLYWTTSNVLMIIQTSAYNYRKKHKEA
- the yidD gene encoding membrane protein insertion efficiency factor YidD, which encodes MDGNSTEARPSARKKTPRHLRPDGFVQLPARTAILLIRGYQLIISPWLGQRCRFQPTCSHYCIEALRQHGMVYGLWLGVIRICKCHPLHPGGIDPVPERKNRNNG